In Epilithonimonas zeae, a single window of DNA contains:
- a CDS encoding tryptophanase, whose translation MKLPYAEPFRIKMVEEIYQSTQEQREEWLKNANYNLFNLRSSHVFIDLLTDSGTGAMSDKQWGALMIGDESYAGSRSFEALQQTVEKITGFPYLLPTHQGRAAENVLFSVMVKEGDIVPGNSHFDTTKGHIEIRKAHAVDCTIDEAFDINDLHPFKGNLDLEKLEAVYKAHPKEQIPFCLITITCNSSGGQPVSLKNIKAVKELSDRYGIPVLFDSARFAENAYFIKKREKGQENKTIKEICKELFSYGDGMTMSSKKDGLVNIGGFIALKNREIFEQASNFTIIYEGFITYGGMAGRDMSALASGLDEATEFPYLESRISQVEYLGNKLMEAGIPVQKPIGGHAVFIDALNFLPNIKREEFPAQTLAIELYKEAGIRGVEIGTLLADRDPETRENRYPKLELLRLAIPRRTYTNNHMDYVAAAVINVFERRNDITKGYKIKREPEILRHFTVQLDKA comes from the coding sequence ATGAAATTACCATACGCAGAACCATTTAGAATCAAAATGGTCGAAGAAATATATCAATCTACTCAAGAACAACGCGAAGAATGGCTGAAAAACGCCAACTATAACCTATTCAACCTCAGAAGTTCCCATGTCTTCATCGATTTGCTGACAGACAGCGGGACGGGCGCAATGAGCGATAAACAATGGGGCGCATTGATGATTGGCGACGAAAGCTATGCTGGTTCCCGATCATTCGAAGCGTTGCAACAAACGGTTGAAAAAATCACAGGTTTTCCTTATTTATTGCCAACACACCAAGGTCGTGCAGCTGAGAATGTATTATTCTCAGTAATGGTAAAAGAAGGCGACATTGTTCCAGGAAATTCTCATTTTGATACAACGAAAGGTCACATAGAAATCAGAAAAGCGCACGCCGTAGATTGTACAATTGATGAAGCTTTTGACATCAATGACCTTCATCCCTTTAAAGGAAATCTGGATTTAGAAAAACTGGAAGCGGTTTACAAAGCTCATCCGAAAGAACAGATTCCGTTTTGTCTGATTACGATTACTTGCAATTCTTCTGGCGGACAGCCAGTTTCTTTAAAAAACATCAAAGCGGTAAAAGAACTGTCTGACCGATACGGAATTCCTGTTTTGTTTGATTCGGCGAGGTTTGCTGAGAATGCTTACTTCATAAAGAAAAGAGAAAAAGGTCAGGAAAACAAAACCATTAAAGAAATCTGCAAAGAACTATTCTCTTACGGTGACGGGATGACGATGAGCTCCAAGAAAGATGGCTTGGTAAACATTGGCGGATTCATCGCTTTGAAGAACAGAGAAATTTTTGAACAAGCTTCTAATTTCACAATCATCTACGAAGGTTTCATTACTTACGGTGGGATGGCTGGCAGAGATATGTCAGCTTTAGCGTCAGGACTAGATGAGGCGACAGAGTTTCCTTATCTGGAAAGCCGAATCTCTCAAGTAGAATATCTAGGAAACAAATTGATGGAAGCCGGAATTCCTGTTCAGAAACCAATCGGTGGACACGCTGTTTTCATAGATGCACTGAATTTCTTACCAAATATCAAAAGAGAAGAATTCCCTGCTCAAACATTGGCAATAGAGCTTTATAAAGAAGCTGGAATTCGTGGCGTAGAAATCGGGACTTTACTGGCTGACAGAGATCCGGAAACAAGAGAAAACCGCTATCCAAAACTGGAGTTGCTGAGGTTGGCAATCCCAAGACGAACTTACACGAATAATCATATGGATTATGTTGCTGCAGCAGTAATCAATGTTTTTGAAAGAAGAAACGACATCACAAAAGGTTACAAAATCAAACGAGAACCAGAGATTTTGAGACACTTCACAGTTCAATTGGACAAAGCATAA
- a CDS encoding DUF502 domain-containing protein, which yields MDRNLNDYLRLFIRSFIQGLIIIGPLAITVWVIWSVVSSIDNLVPSVSGKFPGLIFFIVIFGTTFIGFFGNKFIIGRLIVDGVDYVLEHIPGIKFLYTSLKDVLGSFVGDKKKFNVPVWVKTNENPEIWRIGFLTQADMSVVNLDQMIAVYLPHSYAVSGWVIITKFNNVKEVSGMSAAEAMKFAVSGGVAGFHSDDNVFKAPE from the coding sequence ATGGACAGAAATCTCAACGATTATCTTCGACTCTTTATACGATCCTTTATTCAGGGATTGATTATTATTGGGCCTCTTGCCATCACGGTTTGGGTCATCTGGAGCGTCGTGAGTAGTATTGATAATTTGGTGCCTTCAGTTTCGGGAAAATTCCCAGGACTTATATTTTTCATCGTAATTTTCGGAACCACATTCATTGGGTTTTTTGGTAACAAATTTATTATTGGAAGGCTCATTGTTGACGGTGTGGACTATGTTTTGGAACATATCCCAGGAATCAAATTTCTCTACACTTCGCTAAAAGATGTTCTTGGATCTTTCGTTGGAGATAAGAAAAAATTCAATGTTCCGGTTTGGGTCAAAACGAATGAGAATCCTGAAATCTGGAGAATTGGATTTTTGACACAAGCTGATATGTCCGTTGTTAATCTTGACCAAATGATCGCCGTTTATCTGCCCCATTCCTACGCGGTTTCCGGCTGGGTCATCATCACCAAATTCAATAACGTCAAAGAAGTATCCGGAATGAGCGCCGCTGAAGCCATGAAATTTGCAGTTAGTGGAGGTGTTGCCGGCTTCCATTCAGACGACAACGTTTTCAAAGCGCCGGAGTAG